A single genomic interval of Lacrimispora sphenoides JCM 1415 harbors:
- a CDS encoding AraC family transcriptional regulator — MELNTIVEHFAATLFKVQGVYRYKIPAGSKGIQRTASYPGFIFPLSGCAEYQFNDTPYFIKPGVVIHGSANTAMRKRVIGDENWEFVSVLYETFNESPHMKLRNTHFSIAVGQSPQLYDMLHHLYATSNRPGGLAVFQTETLFRRVLEETFLRARNQTRYGAQELFESVSEYIHTHYMDGLTVNSLAWQNEVNENRLFYVFQKYAGMGPADYLRTYRLNRARELLVTTSIPIGTIGEQTGYPDALYFSRIFKRHFGVPPSKFREE; from the coding sequence ATGGAACTAAATACGATTGTAGAGCATTTTGCAGCCACACTTTTTAAAGTACAAGGGGTATACCGTTATAAAATACCAGCCGGTAGTAAGGGCATACAAAGAACCGCTTCTTATCCGGGGTTTATATTCCCGCTTTCCGGCTGCGCTGAATACCAGTTTAACGATACGCCATATTTTATCAAACCAGGAGTAGTTATCCATGGTTCGGCCAACACCGCCATGCGCAAGCGTGTCATTGGAGACGAAAACTGGGAATTCGTTTCTGTTCTTTATGAAACTTTCAACGAATCACCTCACATGAAATTGAGGAATACCCATTTCAGCATAGCCGTCGGACAAAGCCCCCAGCTGTACGATATGCTTCATCATTTGTACGCAACCTCTAACCGGCCCGGCGGTCTTGCGGTCTTTCAAACGGAAACCTTGTTCCGCCGGGTGCTGGAGGAGACATTCTTGCGTGCCAGAAACCAGACAAGGTACGGCGCACAGGAGCTTTTTGAATCGGTATCGGAGTACATCCATACCCACTACATGGATGGTTTAACCGTAAATTCACTTGCCTGGCAAAACGAAGTTAATGAAAACCGTTTGTTTTATGTTTTTCAAAAGTATGCAGGCATGGGGCCGGCAGATTATTTACGGACGTACCGCCTAAACCGCGCCAGGGAGCTGCTTGTTACAACCTCCATTCCCATTGGAACCATAGGGGAGCAAACAGGCTACCCAGATGCACTGTATTTTAGCCGCATATTTAAGAGACATTTTGGAGTGCCTCCAAGCAAATTCAGGGAAGAATAA